Part of the Chanodichthys erythropterus isolate Z2021 chromosome 13, ASM2448905v1, whole genome shotgun sequence genome is shown below.
agctcttactggccTACGACAGTTACACAATCAATTCTTGATTGACAAAATTAAGTCCTGCcctatattttttcttgttcaggAATGAATTTGAtttggatatacatcacaatagggaagaaaggTTTATTGCAACTTCTGTTTCTTGCCATCTTTAATTATTgtgaaaataaagtaatttaacaATCAGCATTTTCCCATTGAGTGCATGCATGGGAGTCCTCCTGCACTGCcctagcatatatatatatatatatatatatatatatatatattatatatatatatatatggtcttAATTTTAAGAGAGAGGGAAAGCGATGTACAGTAACACAGGTGCCGTTAAAATCCTCAAGAATTATCAGTATTAGTAGTGACACCTGGTGTTGCTATCATACATTACCGCCATGATACCATGGCACCATGGCGTTCCATCCACAAATTATCAGTCCTAATAAATGCCTTTCAGGTATATCTAATGATTTTCCATTGACAAAGAGAGACAGccaagaaatataataatactgAGTCAGACTCTCTTTCCATACTGTggcaaatttaaatgtatgtgttGTGTTATTTGAGTTATTGAAAAATAAGACTTTAACCCCATTTGAGGTTGTATCAAATAAATTTCCATACAATAGATTGAATTACCTCCCTATTATTAAGCCAGGTTTATCCTAATCAATCAAAACATTATAGTTCACAGGCTATTATGGCAAACTGAAGTCATATTCAGACATACTCACTCAAAATATACACTTAAAGTGAACATCTGAATGACATCAGAGGGTGAAGAGAAAGAATAAAACTTTACCAATCTCTATAAAAAGACAACATGGTGTTAAATGTTAATTGCTTTATGAGCTAATGAAGCTAACCTCAAGACATTTGATGAGCATCAAAGAAAGAGGGGAAAAACGGTCATGGAAAGTCTTTGCCATTTACCACAAATGAGGTTGAACTTGACACAACTGCATGGCAAACAATAAAgaagatgtaaaaaaaaaaaaaaaaaaagccacgcCCACCAGCAGTTCATTTTTATGGGTCTGTGTAGATTGAATTCGTAATGGAAAAACCCACATGCAATTTGTTATAAATCCTAAACTACTATTTGGGGGGACCACACACGGAGACGAGAATTTTCTGCCTTTATTCACtttatacacacaaaataaaccCTTATAAGATACCCTTCATTCCATTATAAAGCCTCACTAATAATAATGTgtaacagttttccacttttaaGAAAATAGATATACAGATTAGGGGAGCACGGGGCACAAAGTAATACAGGGTTAGTTGTAACACACATGGTTTAAAACTTTCCACACATGCCAGCATGATGAAACTTAGTGTATTTACTAGTTGCCATATCAACATTATATCGAGAAAAAATTGcggcaaaattaaaaaaatctttataacTGAACATTTATTTAGCCATAGCAAAATTATATTTCTTACTcgagttatttttttaatctctattttttgtttatttaaaattacataattctgatattattttaatcttatATCTGTTATATAACAGTTGAGGTAGTTCTTTAATGCTGATCTAACCTGCAGAAGACAGGAGCCAGGTTTAAATCCCAGTTGAGCAGGTTGGACATGTTTTAACACTTTGTTACAATGTGCCCCTATTAGAACTATGCTATACTTTTATGAATTCTATTGAGAAACCATGAGAAAAAGGTGAATAAAGACTGAGAGTCaatattaagaaattattaattattattatgttttgaaCTAAGCTGTTTAGCTGTGTTTTGTGGTGTGTTGTCAAACgcaaaaattagtttttttaattattaaaaaatgccattattttatatgaaaatttaataattgtattttattgacaaaatattttagtttctttgattaaatcaaataacattttaagCTTCTGTATGGTCATGTTACAATGTACCCCACctatggggcatgttgtcacgtTTCACTTCCATTCTTTCagggtaaatcaagaaaaaagtatacactgtattaatgaaacaaaaccaCATAATTGTTCTGGACATGTGTGAAATGAAcgtgggaaaaaaataaatactctgAACCCcaagttaatttacacaaactgagaaAGTCAAAAAGTATTACTTTGTGCCCTGCTCTCCCCTACCTTTGCTCAGTTTAGGTAAATCAGGAAAATATGATGctatggaaagaaagaaagaaagaaagaaagaaagaaagaaagaaagaaagaaagaaagaaagaaagaaagaaagaaagaaaaagaaagagaaggaaagaaagaaagaaagaaagaaagaaagaaagaaagaaagaaagaaagaaaaagaaagagaaggaaagaaagaaagaaagaaagaaagaaagaaagaaagaaagaaagaaagaaagaaagaaagaaaagaggaaAAATTGTTTGAAGTAGTAACATTAGCCTATTCCAGTATTTGCTTCTGGTCCAGCGTGCATCATGTTTCACATTCATTCTCACGCAAGCAGTACTTTCAAACACTTGAAACATATGCTATAAATGGAGATGATTTGAGAACATTAACACTGCTCTAAACGCGCTTGCAAGACCATGAAATTACTACAATATACATTCCGTGTAAATGAGCAGTTGCACTGTATTACTATACGTGATCACTGCATGCTTCAGAAAGTCCCgctaatatgaaaataaacacattattcCTGTAGACTTGTTTTGCGATAAGATGAGCAAAAGGCAGAACTTTTCTAGTTCTGTTTGTTCAGAGGTCCATTCTGACGTAGAGTTTAGGCTATACTTCACACGATCTGAGATGCAGATAAACAGCTGTTTATTAAATTGCCATCTAAATGGTGCTGGACAGTGGCCCAAAAACAACACTAAATCAAATACTAAAACAGCAAAACTGTATTTCTCCCCCCTCGTTTcactttgatattttttttagaaaatacatttttaatttatgacTATAAGAAGGTCTGCCTATAAGCTGCTGGGCTTTTTTTCGGGAACGAATGTTGCTAACTAAAATAATAGATTAGCCTACACCCTGACAGGACTACAACTACTACCAGAATGTGACCTTTTAACAAcagaaatttaaaatataataataaagcacatttgaaGGCTATCTGTCTAATTTATGTTCTAAAAAACGTGAAAGCGTCGTCACTTAATATGCAACCGCACGTATAAATCTCATGTATAAAGGCGTTTATTTCGGGTTAGCCTACAAATTGACGTCATGACTGAACGTCTGTTTTGATTGGCGGGCCAGAGCGGTGAGAGGTGAAAGGTTACCGCATGGGTTTGGATTATCAAGCGGGCTGAAAAACAGTGAAGCACACTAGCTTTGTCCAGATTCACCTGTTCTATAGAGAATTGACTTGCAGATAAATAATCTAATTACGTTACACTTCTGACGCATATGCAAGAAAGGTAACTAAGTTCGTTATTCAGCGCACTTAAATCGACTATATCTGGTGTCAGTTCACCCTCAGATAAGTTAGACGGCTAAGCTAACACAAAGTTTTCGCGGTTGTGCAGTTGTTCGGTTTGACATCTGATCACGCATTTTAATCGacacaaatataaaacaaacagaTTACATCGTCGTGTTGCATCTCGTTTAAGTGTATATTAAGTGTAATGGCCGAGAGACCAGAGGACCTCAATCTTCCCAATGCTGTCATCACGCGGATTATAAAGGAGGCAGTAAGTCATCTAGTAAACATATTTCAGTGCTGTCTTTATATAGTCGAAAAGCATTTTAAGTGAAAACCATATAAATGTGTCCAGTGAATTGTGTCTTACCGAAACGCCACTGCAGTCAATTATATTGTATGTATTTAGTCAACTTATCTTCCGTCTTGTTCAGTTGCCAGACGGAGTAAACGTATCCAAGGAGGCAAGAAGAGCGATATCTCAAGCAGCCAGCGTTTTCGTTCTCTACGCAACATCTTGGTAAGTcataagtttaattttgttTGAGAAATTCCACTCTGACAACCTACCCATATGTAATCTGCACTGCTTTGTTGACACCAGTGCAAACAATTTTGCTATGAAAGCAAAAAGGAAGACCCTCAACGCTGGAGATGTGATGTCAGCCATGGAGGAGATGGAGTTCGAGCGTTTCTTGCAGCCCTTGCGGGAAGCACTTGAAGGTGAATTCTGTATGGACCAGAAGGGTTGTGGTCTATTGAGCTACATCTTTTCATAAAAGCATCAGATGTATATCCAGTTTTGAGTGGATGACgttgtgcttttgtttttaaCAGCATACAAGAAAGGTCAGAAAGGCAAGAAGGAAGCATCTGAGCAAAAACGAAAGGACAAGGAGAAGAAGAACAGCATAGATGAGAATGACAAGAGTAGAGATGAAGAGGAAGACGAGCACATGGATGATGAGCAGGAGGGAGAGAATGAAGTAGAGGAAGAGGATGTGGAGAACTGAGAAGCAGGATTGTTTTATTTGGTCTGTCAGCCCTGGTTTCTATCAACCATGGCAAATGATGGTAGTTTCCACTTTAATAGTGGGAATATGTGGTCTGGACAAACCTCTGGTACAGAATATGCTTCATGATATTGAACAACTGTGGCAACATTCCTGCAGATACCTCACTGTATTCAAAGGAGCTATCTTTTATATAAACTGCACATTATTCAAATTCAGTTTAATTAGTTACATATAACACAGTAGTGTCCATAGTTTGAGAGCACATAAACACTGTTAATGGGGTAAagaaatggggaaaaaaagtgtTGGCTGTCAATTTGGGATAAATAAAAAGGGAGCAGCTTGAAGTACCTATAAAACACTTTGATACGACACTTCTACCATGGTAGGTTTCCCCCCTCATTTTAAAACCAGCTTTTGTTCCAGGACAGCAACGCATACCTAAGCTTAGATACTTTTGTACTTTAGGTTTACAACACGGGGATATTTGAGAACATGTTgctatttttcaaataaattgtcATTTTCATAGTTTTTGTCCTCAATTTATATGCATGTCATGCAGCTTAATATTCATAATAtgctgtcttaaagggataattcacctaaaaatgaaaattgtcatttactcaccctcaagttgttccaaattgATGTAAATTTCATTGaactgctgtacacaaaggaagatactTGGGGAGAAtttttgtaaccaagcagatctcacccccACTGACTACCCTACTATCCCCCCCCAGTAGTcaacagcagaacaaagaaatttacacaggtttggaacgacttgAAGGTGcgtaaatgacaattttcatttttgggtgaactatccccttTAAGTCTGCATTTGCATCTTCAAAATAGGTCACTGACTAAATATAGTCTAtacttaaattatgaatttgaaCTTTTAACTGAATTTCATTGTGTGATTGCGTTTTTCTGAATCAATTCagttgtgtttttcattaagttttaattttaataaattaaatcttCCTTTGGAAGTTTGCTAAGGCCATAGATGAGATAATCAAATGCCAGAGATCATGACAACACAAATCACAACACTTGgattttatcagttttatttgtCTTCAATCCTCATTTTACTCCTGCAAGAAAGAAAAAGTCCAGTTAAAACAGGCAAAGAGACatttaaaaatgcttaaaaatctAAATCATAAATGGCATTCAGTACTTACAGTTGGGCACTCAATTCTGCCACTGTTGATGTCATCAATGACATCATGGGGAGGGCGACCATCAATGGTGCAGCCCACAGACTGAGCTGTGCCAAGAATCTCCTTGATGGTACCTGAGAAGCAAAGG
Proteins encoded:
- the pole3 gene encoding DNA polymerase epsilon subunit 3 — translated: MAERPEDLNLPNAVITRIIKEALPDGVNVSKEARRAISQAASVFVLYATSCANNFAMKAKRKTLNAGDVMSAMEEMEFERFLQPLREALEAYKKGQKGKKEASEQKRKDKEKKNSIDENDKSRDEEEDEHMDDEQEGENEVEEEDVEN